The following are encoded together in the Pectobacterium punjabense genome:
- the dppB gene encoding dipeptide ABC transporter permease DppB, producing MLQFILRRLGLVIPTFIGITLLTFAFVHMIPGDPVMIMAGERGISAERHAQLLAEMGLDKPLWQQYIHYIGGVLQGDLGISLKSRIPVWEEFVPRFKATLELGICAMLFAIAVGIPVGVLAAVKRGSIFDHTSVGLALTGYSMPIFWWGMMLIMLVSVQLNLTPVSGRISDTIFLDDSMPLTGFMLIDTLFWGEKGDFIDAVEHMILPAIVLGTIPLAVIVRMTRSAMLEVLGEDYIRTARAKGLSRLRVIVVHALRNAMLPVVTVIGLQVGTMLAGAILTETIFSWPGLGRWLIDALQRRDYPVVQGGVLLVATMIILVNLLVDVLYGVVNPRIRHKK from the coding sequence ATGTTGCAGTTCATACTCCGGCGTTTGGGACTCGTTATCCCAACGTTTATTGGTATCACCCTGTTGACGTTTGCCTTCGTGCACATGATTCCGGGTGACCCGGTGATGATCATGGCGGGGGAGCGTGGTATTTCCGCTGAGCGCCATGCGCAATTGCTGGCTGAAATGGGGCTGGATAAGCCGCTTTGGCAGCAATACATCCACTATATCGGCGGTGTGTTACAGGGCGATCTGGGGATCTCCCTCAAGAGCCGCATCCCCGTGTGGGAAGAATTTGTTCCTCGCTTCAAAGCGACGCTGGAACTGGGTATCTGCGCGATGCTGTTTGCTATCGCGGTTGGGATTCCGGTTGGTGTGCTGGCTGCGGTTAAACGCGGTTCTATTTTCGATCATACCTCTGTTGGCCTGGCGCTGACGGGCTACTCCATGCCTATCTTCTGGTGGGGCATGATGTTGATTATGCTGGTCTCCGTTCAACTCAACCTGACGCCCGTCTCGGGGCGCATCAGCGATACGATTTTCCTCGATGACAGTATGCCGCTGACTGGCTTTATGCTGATCGATACCTTGTTCTGGGGCGAAAAAGGCGATTTTATCGACGCGGTTGAACACATGATCCTGCCAGCTATCGTGCTGGGCACCATTCCGCTGGCGGTGATTGTGCGTATGACGCGTTCCGCGATGCTGGAAGTGCTGGGAGAGGACTACATTCGTACCGCTCGCGCCAAAGGGCTGAGTCGTCTGCGCGTCATTGTTGTGCACGCGTTGCGTAATGCGATGCTGCCGGTGGTAACAGTGATTGGCTTGCAGGTCGGCACCATGCTGGCCGGGGCGATCCTGACGGAAACCATCTTCTCCTGGCCGGGCTTGGGGCGGTGGTTGATCGATGCATTGCAGCGTCGTGACTATCCGGTGGTTCAGGGCGGTGTGCTGCTGGTGGCAACCATGATTATTCTGGTTAACCTGCTGGTCGATGTGCTCTACGGCGTGGTTAACCCACGCATCCGTCACAAGAAATAA